One region of Polaribacter pectinis genomic DNA includes:
- a CDS encoding S41 family peptidase, with protein sequence MKNLLTPLLLFLYSINFAQTHNNVDTYKLSQDFGKIIQDLSDNYIYLEDKKTDFDCVKEKYSEIIPKVKTNQERVLFFEYLLNEFYDNNLQLNTTTKSSFRLHSPFYIKLKEGKFYVQNIWYSQIKDFGKNIVGAEIINFNSKEFNKVIDNFPTQCANKNLPEVREWIANKIISGRLNEKRILTLKLTDDRKISLDVDNIKIKEDKKLLSVEKKNGIAIIKINNSLGNIKLIRQFDNELNNLLNTKGLILDLRNTVNGENGYVARAILSRFIHKELPYQKNISKEKYGNYPEIIKSRLEYVSPRGTQYKKPVVVLVGRWTGNAGEALAIGLDGMERGKIVGTEMAKLAGSVVNFSFKNRKKGYRISTDKLYHINGSLREDFVPEFNLAQQSTLSDGVLNKAFDLFKNNNNSDFASKVITANNIVAKTDK encoded by the coding sequence ATGAAAAATTTACTAACTCCACTTTTACTTTTTTTATACAGTATAAATTTTGCGCAAACGCACAATAATGTTGATACTTACAAATTGAGTCAAGATTTTGGTAAAATTATTCAAGATTTATCTGACAACTATATTTATTTAGAAGACAAAAAAACAGATTTCGATTGTGTAAAGGAAAAATATTCTGAAATTATTCCTAAAGTTAAAACGAATCAAGAAAGAGTGCTTTTTTTCGAGTATCTATTAAACGAATTTTATGATAATAATTTACAGTTAAATACAACTACAAAATCATCTTTTCGTTTACACTCTCCGTTTTATATTAAATTAAAAGAAGGTAAGTTTTATGTTCAGAATATTTGGTATTCGCAGATAAAGGATTTTGGTAAAAATATTGTTGGCGCAGAGATTATAAACTTCAATAGTAAAGAGTTTAATAAAGTAATTGATAATTTTCCAACACAATGTGCCAATAAAAATTTACCAGAAGTTAGAGAATGGATTGCAAATAAAATTATTTCTGGTAGATTAAACGAAAAAAGAATACTGACTCTTAAATTAACAGATGATAGAAAAATTAGTTTAGATGTTGATAATATTAAGATAAAAGAAGATAAAAAGCTTTTATCCGTTGAAAAGAAAAATGGAATTGCTATTATTAAAATAAACAACTCTTTAGGAAACATAAAGTTAATAAGACAATTTGATAATGAATTGAATAATCTTTTAAACACAAAAGGTTTAATTTTAGACTTAAGAAATACTGTAAATGGAGAAAATGGTTATGTTGCAAGAGCAATTTTAAGTAGATTTATTCATAAAGAATTACCTTATCAAAAAAACATTTCTAAAGAAAAATATGGTAATTACCCAGAAATTATAAAAAGTAGATTAGAATATGTGAGCCCAAGAGGAACACAATATAAAAAACCAGTAGTAGTTCTAGTTGGAAGATGGACAGGTAATGCAGGTGAAGCTTTGGCAATTGGTTTAGATGGAATGGAAAGAGGGAAAATAGTAGGTACAGAAATGGCTAAATTAGCGGGTTCAGTAGTTAATTTTTCATTTAAAAATAGAAAGAAAGGCTACAGAATTTCTACGGATAAATTATACCATATAAATGGTTCTTTAAGAGAGGATTTTGTGCCAGAATTTAATCTTGCACAGCAAAGTACCTTAAGTGATGGTGTTTTGAATAAAGCTTTTGATTTATTTAAAAATAATAATAACTCTGATTTTGCGTCTAAAGTTATAACAGCAAATAACATTGTTGCTAAAACAGATAAATAG
- the hemF gene encoding oxygen-dependent coproporphyrinogen oxidase yields MKDKFFAYIENLQDKITSKLEAIDGKAKFQEDNWKRAEGGGGRTRVIENGAIFEKGGVNISKVFGELPEALRKQFGVEEGNFFACGLSLVLHPINPFVPTVHANWRYFEMYNSAGEIVTQWFGGGQDLTPYYLFDEDATHFHTVCKTACDKHNAEFYPRFKETCDNYFWNSHRNEARGIGGLFFDYLKETEDFTIEDRFNFVTEVGNSFLESYVPIVEKRKEISFTREQKDWQEVRRGRYVEFNLVHDRGTLFGLKTNGRIESILMSLPPIVQWKYDHHPAENSEEERLLKILAEPKDWVI; encoded by the coding sequence ATGAAAGATAAATTTTTCGCCTACATAGAAAATCTACAAGATAAAATTACTTCAAAATTAGAAGCAATAGATGGAAAAGCTAAATTCCAAGAAGATAATTGGAAAAGAGCAGAAGGTGGTGGAGGTAGAACTCGTGTCATAGAAAATGGTGCAATTTTCGAAAAAGGAGGCGTAAATATTTCCAAAGTATTTGGTGAATTACCAGAAGCATTAAGAAAACAATTCGGAGTAGAAGAAGGTAATTTTTTCGCTTGTGGATTGAGTTTGGTTTTGCATCCAATAAATCCTTTTGTACCAACTGTACACGCAAATTGGCGTTATTTCGAAATGTATAATTCAGCAGGAGAAATTGTAACCCAATGGTTTGGTGGTGGACAAGATTTAACACCTTATTATTTATTTGATGAAGATGCAACGCATTTTCATACGGTTTGTAAAACAGCTTGTGACAAGCATAATGCTGAATTTTACCCGAGATTTAAAGAAACTTGCGATAACTATTTTTGGAATTCACACAGAAACGAAGCACGTGGAATTGGAGGTTTATTTTTCGATTATTTAAAAGAAACTGAAGATTTTACCATAGAAGATAGATTCAATTTTGTAACAGAAGTTGGAAATAGTTTTTTAGAAAGCTATGTCCCAATTGTAGAAAAAAGAAAAGAAATTTCGTTTACAAGAGAACAAAAAGATTGGCAAGAAGTAAGAAGAGGTCGTTATGTAGAATTCAATTTAGTGCACGATAGGGGAACTTTATTTGGTCTAAAAACAAACGGAAGAATAGAAAGTATTCTAATGAGTTTACCACCAATTGTTCAATGGAAATACGATCATCATCCAGCTGAAAATTCCGAAGAAGAGAGACTTCTTAAAATTTTAGCTGAACCTAAAGATTGGGTTATTTAA
- the hemE gene encoding uroporphyrinogen decarboxylase, with translation MIKNDLFLRALKGETVDRPPVWMMRQAGRYLPEFQEIKKKYDFFTRCQTPELASEITVQPIRRYGMDAAILFSDILVIPQAMNIHVEMKPNFGPYLPNPIRTQKDLDSVIVPDIQDTLGYVMDAIKATKEKLNDEVPLIGFAGSPWTILCYCVQGQGSKNFDKAKELCFTNPVVAHSLLQKITDTTIAYLKAKVEAGVNAVQVFDSWGGMLSPVDYQEFSWQYIQQIIDALKDEIPVIAFGKGCWFALDKMAKSGASALGVDWTCSARNARYLSGGNITLQGNFDPTRLFSPPSEIKKMVTQMINEFGKDKYIVNLGHGILPNIPLDNAKAFIDAVKEYKAN, from the coding sequence ATGATTAAAAACGACTTATTTTTAAGAGCATTAAAAGGAGAAACTGTAGACAGACCACCAGTTTGGATGATGCGTCAAGCAGGAAGATATTTACCAGAATTTCAAGAAATTAAAAAGAAATACGATTTCTTTACACGTTGTCAAACTCCAGAATTAGCATCAGAAATTACGGTGCAGCCAATCAGAAGATATGGAATGGACGCTGCAATTTTGTTTTCAGATATTTTGGTAATTCCACAAGCCATGAATATTCATGTGGAAATGAAACCTAATTTTGGACCATATTTACCAAATCCAATTCGTACTCAAAAAGATTTAGATTCAGTAATTGTACCAGATATTCAAGACACTTTAGGGTATGTTATGGATGCTATTAAAGCAACCAAAGAAAAACTGAATGACGAAGTTCCATTAATTGGTTTTGCAGGTTCTCCTTGGACAATTTTATGTTATTGTGTGCAAGGTCAGGGTTCTAAAAACTTCGATAAAGCGAAGGAATTATGTTTTACAAATCCTGTGGTTGCACATAGTTTATTACAGAAAATTACTGACACTACAATTGCGTATTTAAAAGCAAAAGTTGAGGCTGGCGTAAATGCAGTTCAGGTTTTCGATTCTTGGGGAGGAATGTTGTCTCCAGTAGATTATCAAGAGTTTTCTTGGCAATATATTCAGCAAATAATAGATGCTTTAAAAGATGAAATTCCGGTAATTGCTTTCGGTAAAGGTTGTTGGTTTGCGTTAGATAAAATGGCGAAATCAGGAGCGTCTGCTTTGGGTGTAGATTGGACGTGTTCCGCAAGAAATGCACGTTATTTATCAGGTGGAAATATTACTTTACAAGGTAATTTCGACCCGACAAGATTATTTTCTCCACCATCAGAAATCAAGAAAATGGTCACTCAAATGATTAACGAATTTGGCAAAGATAAATACATTGTAAACCTTGGTCATGGAATTTTACCAAACATTCCTTTAGACAATGCAAAAGCGTTTATAGATGCTGTAAAAGAGTATAAAGCAAATTAA
- a CDS encoding protease complex subunit PrcB family protein has translation MKTFITIIFTLLLVGCPNNGEGGFTPISKGNLFGAGEEGFKKENIIISSKEDWKVFLTKVDKTNKVSKTFENAIDFNKEKVIVVIDKVRNTGGFSVEVTDVVNEEDQTIIKVKTTGPKPTDMVVTAIMQSYHIIKIKKTNKKIKFLEL, from the coding sequence ATGAAAACATTCATTACAATTATTTTTACTTTACTATTAGTTGGTTGCCCTAATAATGGCGAAGGAGGTTTTACTCCCATTTCTAAAGGAAATTTATTTGGAGCAGGAGAAGAAGGTTTTAAAAAAGAGAATATCATTATATCCTCTAAAGAGGACTGGAAGGTTTTTCTTACTAAAGTTGATAAAACAAACAAAGTATCTAAAACTTTCGAAAACGCAATTGATTTCAATAAAGAAAAGGTAATTGTAGTAATAGATAAAGTTAGAAATACAGGTGGTTTTTCTGTTGAGGTTACAGATGTAGTTAATGAAGAAGACCAAACTATAATTAAGGTTAAAACAACTGGGCCAAAACCCACTGATATGGTTGTAACAGCAATAATGCAATCGTATCATATCATAAAAATTAAAAAAACAAATAAGAAGATAAAATTTCTAGAGCTATAA
- the hemL gene encoding glutamate-1-semialdehyde 2,1-aminomutase: MKFKKSEKLYKKGLKNLVGAVNSPVRAFSSVGGNPLFIKKAKGTKITDVDGNEYVDLVLSYGPMILGHRHKKVQKGVDKALKNGYSFGASTEAEIKLAKIVCDAFPGMDKVRFVNSGTEAVLSAVRLARAFTGKDKIIKFSGCYHGHQDSLLVAAGSGLATLSMPGSKGVPEGAVKNTLIAEYNNLESVKAHFEKHDDIAGVIIEPICGNMGVAIPQNGFLVELKKYLESKNALLIADEVMTGFRSKFGGAQELLGVTADITCLGKVIGGGFPVGAYGAREEIMQEVAPLGGMYQAGTLSGNPIAMAGGIATLTELKKQNPYKKFEETGSILEVILLETAKKYNVDLVVNRYGSMLNPFFTNIEVTNFEKAQTSDTEKFAVFFWEMIRNGVFLPPSQFEAWFLSSALSDKDIKKIANAVDKAMLAVSKM, translated from the coding sequence ATGAAATTCAAAAAATCAGAAAAATTATATAAAAAAGGTTTAAAAAACTTGGTTGGAGCAGTAAATTCTCCAGTAAGAGCTTTTTCTTCAGTTGGTGGAAATCCGTTGTTTATTAAAAAAGCAAAAGGAACTAAAATTACAGATGTAGATGGAAATGAATATGTAGATTTAGTACTTTCTTATGGCCCAATGATTTTAGGTCATCGTCATAAAAAAGTACAAAAAGGAGTAGATAAAGCATTAAAAAATGGTTATTCTTTTGGAGCATCTACAGAAGCAGAAATTAAGTTAGCAAAAATAGTTTGCGATGCTTTTCCAGGAATGGATAAAGTGCGTTTTGTAAATTCAGGAACAGAAGCTGTTTTAAGTGCAGTTCGTTTGGCAAGAGCATTTACAGGAAAAGATAAAATCATTAAGTTTTCTGGTTGTTATCATGGGCATCAAGATTCTTTATTAGTAGCAGCAGGTTCTGGTTTGGCAACTTTAAGCATGCCAGGAAGTAAAGGAGTTCCAGAAGGCGCAGTAAAAAATACGTTAATTGCAGAATACAATAATTTAGAAAGTGTAAAAGCACATTTCGAAAAACATGATGATATTGCAGGTGTAATTATCGAACCAATTTGTGGAAATATGGGTGTTGCCATTCCACAAAACGGATTTTTAGTAGAACTAAAAAAATATTTAGAATCTAAAAACGCCTTGTTAATTGCTGATGAAGTAATGACAGGTTTTCGTTCTAAATTTGGTGGAGCGCAAGAATTGTTAGGAGTTACAGCAGATATTACCTGTTTAGGAAAAGTAATTGGTGGAGGTTTTCCAGTGGGAGCTTATGGCGCAAGAGAAGAAATTATGCAAGAAGTTGCACCTTTAGGAGGCATGTATCAAGCAGGAACGTTGAGTGGAAATCCAATTGCAATGGCAGGAGGAATCGCAACTTTAACAGAATTGAAAAAACAAAATCCGTATAAAAAGTTCGAAGAAACTGGAAGTATTTTAGAAGTCATTTTATTAGAAACAGCTAAAAAATATAATGTAGATTTAGTGGTTAATAGATATGGTTCTATGTTAAATCCTTTCTTTACAAATATTGAAGTAACCAACTTTGAAAAAGCACAAACTTCAGATACAGAGAAGTTCGCAGTTTTCTTTTGGGAAATGATAAGAAATGGTGTGTTTTTACCTCCAAGTCAGTTTGAAGCTTGGTTTTTATCATCAGCTTTAAGTGATAAGGATATTAAGAAAATTGCAAATGCTGTTGATAAAGCAATGTTGGCGGTTTCAAAAATGTAA
- the hemB gene encoding porphobilinogen synthase has protein sequence MFRTRRLRKTEGIRRLVKETKLSVDDFIYPLFIEEGENIETEIVSMPGIKRWSLDTISKELDEVVELNIPAVLLFGIPSNKDEEGTETWNDNGIMQQAVRFIKKNYPSLYVITDVCFCEYTSHGHCGIIHDNDVDNDATLVNLAKQVISHAKAGVDMVAPSGMMDGTIDMVRQSLDNSGFPNLPIMAYSVKYASAFYGPFRDAADSAPTFGDRRTYQMDPSNRDEGMREATFDDQEGADILMVKPALSYLDIIRDLKNNFDRPIACYNVSGEYAMVKAAAEKGWIDGEKVMMESLLSMKRAGADIIITYFAKEAAKVLLK, from the coding sequence ATGTTTAGAACAAGAAGATTAAGAAAAACAGAAGGAATTAGAAGATTAGTCAAAGAAACTAAACTTTCTGTAGACGATTTTATTTACCCACTTTTTATTGAGGAAGGCGAAAATATAGAAACAGAAATTGTTTCTATGCCAGGAATAAAACGTTGGTCTTTAGATACAATTTCTAAAGAATTAGACGAGGTTGTTGAACTAAATATTCCTGCAGTTCTACTATTCGGAATACCATCAAACAAAGACGAAGAAGGAACAGAAACTTGGAATGATAACGGAATTATGCAGCAAGCAGTTCGTTTTATTAAGAAAAATTATCCGAGTTTATATGTAATTACAGACGTTTGTTTTTGCGAATATACTTCTCACGGACATTGTGGAATTATCCACGATAATGATGTGGATAATGACGCAACTTTAGTCAATTTAGCAAAACAAGTAATTTCGCACGCAAAAGCAGGTGTAGATATGGTTGCACCTTCAGGAATGATGGATGGAACTATTGATATGGTTCGTCAGTCTTTAGATAATTCAGGTTTTCCAAACTTGCCAATTATGGCGTATTCTGTAAAATATGCATCTGCATTTTATGGACCATTTAGAGATGCAGCAGATTCTGCACCAACATTTGGAGATAGAAGAACGTATCAAATGGATCCATCAAACAGAGATGAAGGAATGCGTGAAGCAACTTTCGACGATCAAGAAGGAGCAGATATTTTAATGGTGAAACCAGCATTGTCTTATTTAGATATTATTCGCGATTTAAAAAATAATTTCGACAGACCAATTGCTTGTTATAATGTAAGTGGAGAATATGCAATGGTAAAAGCTGCTGCAGAAAAAGGTTGGATTGATGGCGAAAAAGTAATGATGGAAAGTTTACTTTCAATGAAAAGAGCAGGAGCAGATATTATTATTACTTATTTTGCGAAGGAAGCCGCAAAAGTTTTATTGAAATAA
- the hemC gene encoding hydroxymethylbilane synthase, whose product MQKVIRIGTRDSKLALWQADKVRKELTELGYETVIVPIKSMGDIVLDKPLYELGITGVFTKNLDIAMLNGDIDIAVHSLKDVPTALPEGIVQAAVLKRGNYNDILVLKDTEEFFGQPNGIIATGSLRRKAMWLNRYPTHKVEDLRGNVNTRLQKLEDSETWNGAVFAAAGLERLKIRPETSVDLSWMISAPGQGTVMIAALENDDYVLDACEQLNDHQTKVCVGIEREFLRLLEGGCTAPIGALAYVDARTEEINFKGVLLKKDGSKKLTVNKTAKLGSHKFLAKDCADYIINRGGKELILEDIEGESLIENKVYSTKKLSEIQKKTLPSAIGIEDSDFIKIRFNRIPAKVMKKTHENVVITSQNGAEAILNSFTKDEINFKNIFCVGRRTKKLIERRIGKVTHVAKNALKLAEYIAKETEIKEVSYFCSDLRLDVLPTYLQAHDIVVNEVEAYKTMLSPVKIADDVAGVLFYSPSGIESYLEENNTDKVAFCIGETTAVEARKHFQNVQVANMPDVESVLELVNTHFSN is encoded by the coding sequence ATGCAAAAAGTAATTAGAATAGGAACTCGCGATAGCAAATTAGCGCTTTGGCAAGCTGATAAAGTACGCAAAGAGTTAACAGAATTAGGCTACGAAACTGTAATTGTTCCTATAAAATCTATGGGTGATATCGTTTTAGATAAACCTTTGTATGAATTAGGAATTACTGGTGTTTTTACTAAAAATTTAGATATTGCAATGTTAAATGGCGATATTGATATTGCTGTACATTCTTTAAAAGATGTGCCAACAGCTTTGCCAGAAGGAATTGTACAAGCTGCAGTTTTAAAAAGAGGAAATTACAACGATATTTTAGTTTTAAAAGACACTGAAGAATTTTTTGGACAACCAAATGGTATTATTGCCACTGGAAGTTTAAGAAGAAAAGCAATGTGGTTAAATCGTTATCCAACCCATAAAGTGGAAGATTTAAGAGGAAACGTAAATACGCGTTTGCAAAAATTAGAAGATAGCGAAACTTGGAACGGAGCAGTATTTGCAGCTGCAGGTTTAGAAAGATTAAAAATTAGACCAGAAACTTCAGTAGATTTATCTTGGATGATCTCTGCACCAGGTCAAGGTACAGTTATGATTGCAGCTTTAGAAAACGACGATTACGTTTTAGATGCTTGTGAACAATTAAATGACCACCAAACTAAAGTTTGTGTTGGTATTGAGCGTGAGTTTTTAAGATTGTTAGAAGGTGGTTGTACAGCACCAATTGGAGCTTTAGCCTATGTAGATGCAAGAACTGAAGAAATAAATTTTAAAGGTGTTTTGTTAAAAAAAGACGGTTCTAAAAAACTGACAGTTAATAAAACTGCAAAATTAGGAAGTCATAAATTTTTAGCAAAAGATTGTGCAGATTACATTATAAATAGAGGTGGTAAAGAACTTATTTTAGAAGATATTGAAGGAGAGTCTTTAATCGAAAATAAAGTATATTCTACAAAGAAATTATCTGAAATTCAGAAGAAAACATTACCAAGTGCTATTGGTATAGAAGATAGCGATTTTATTAAGATTCGATTTAATAGAATCCCTGCAAAAGTGATGAAAAAAACGCATGAAAATGTTGTAATTACAAGTCAGAATGGAGCAGAAGCAATTTTAAATTCTTTCACAAAAGACGAAATTAATTTTAAGAATATTTTCTGCGTTGGTAGAAGAACAAAAAAGTTAATTGAAAGAAGAATTGGAAAAGTAACACATGTTGCAAAAAATGCTTTAAAATTAGCTGAATATATAGCTAAAGAAACTGAAATTAAAGAAGTTTCTTATTTCTGTAGTGACTTAAGATTAGATGTTTTACCAACGTATTTACAAGCGCATGATATTGTAGTGAATGAGGTAGAAGCGTACAAAACAATGTTAAGTCCAGTAAAAATTGCAGATGATGTTGCTGGGGTTTTATTTTATAGTCCATCAGGAATCGAAAGTTATTTAGAAGAAAATAATACAGATAAAGTTGCTTTTTGTATTGGAGAAACTACAGCTGTTGAAGCAAGAAAACATTTCCAAAATGTTCAAGTTGCAAATATGCCAGATGTGGAAAGTGTTTTAGAATTAGTAAATACACATTTTTCTAACTAA